From a single Adhaeribacter swui genomic region:
- a CDS encoding T9SS type A sorting domain-containing protein, with the protein MASAQTVLWDKTYGGNRSDYLSSLQQTRDGGYIAWGTTESGKSGDKTEISRDTNKDSPDHGDYWLLKLRADGTKAWDKTIGGRGTERLTTVLPTSDGGYILAGTSNSGVGGDKSQPSLDESSLPYYSKSDIWLVKLNADGSKAWDKTLGSKVAENVSAFEQLADGSYILSSVIINEGDNYNIIKLNAKGEVIKTKSIRGLWFRSIEATRDGGFVLGGTIQRNGDGYNDFLLTKWDTNLNQEWSKTYGGDRDDELVKVQPTSDGGYILGGTSYSPISGDKTQASRGFTDYWVVKVKADGTKVWDTTVGGSEGEDLKSIQQTKDGGYILAGTSISNKSGEKSEDNTLLERPDGVPDYWLVKLSSDGSFFSDKTIGGGGYEYCSAVQQTTDGNFIIGGTSSSPISGNKSQNSRGREDFWIVKLKNDFLRNQDITFKPIVNKEINDPAFALTAKASSGLPVTFEVLSGPARLNGNKVTVAGAGTVRVAAIQAGNGSYKPYSTTQSFEVTLTGKQQQMRFGGSQMDTLTTLIATADGGYLLGGVSDSPITGDKSQGSKGDTDFWVVKTDKNGRKIWDKTFGGNTPDRLMAMVATADGGYLLGGKSASAKSGDKSQESKGKTDYWIIKIDNNGHKLWDQTYGGSQDDILASIVATPDGGYLLGGTSVSGQSGDKSQPTRDLINNKYYSGDYWVLKIDGKGQKIWDKTYGGTRVDRLSSILAVPEGGYLVGGYSGSGISGEKSQEVRAIVDYWVVRINEQGAKIWDQTYGGIKGLALYDWYIDVGESRLSTMVNTPDGGFLLGGSSSAFVGAEKTEGRINSPDEVYSDEAFNNWVLKIDRNGKKVWDKIYGKAESYLSTLIRLPEGGYLLAGTANIVLKDYQIIKIEEQGKVVEERVLGGFDNDLLATAIRITSGDILLAGTSFSGLGADKNTESRGKADFWAVQVSANKVPEPLAASWDKTYGGGGDDKIIDVIKTSDGGYFSLGYSNSSLDNGDISGLRPGQLGTNFWVVKSDRNGKKLWTKILGGAKDDTPSRVIQTQDGGYLLAGSSLSDVGFDKSQSNRGNRDFWIVKVDAQGNKQWDKRYGGTGDDELTKVMQLPSGKYILAGTSSSPANGEKSQGSQGGSDYWLLKVSSTGTKLWDKRYGGSNNEVLRSFAFTQDGGFLLVGSSLSGISGDKSQPSRGSTDFWVVKTGQQGELLWEKTYGGNGKDDAYSVLRQGPEFFISGTSNSAANGEKSQPSQGGEDYWVIKIGATGQKLWDKRFGGSKNDQLRASTRLKDGSLILAGTSFSEADGDKTQTSRGESDYWVVQVDAQGNKVYDKRFGGSRSEELRSILQTSDGGLLLGGWSSSAVSGEQSNYKLFYDRSADYWLVKVAPEVPSSAVTTSQQATAGEAPLIGAKQLTTYPNPFQEKVSIRFCLPETQPATLRIVDGQGKVIATLFQAEAQANQVYQLEWQAGKQEAGLYFLQLQTSVGQSTHKLLRSR; encoded by the coding sequence TTGGCTTCGGCCCAAACTGTACTTTGGGATAAAACCTATGGTGGCAACCGTTCGGATTATCTAAGTTCGCTGCAGCAAACCCGCGACGGGGGTTATATTGCCTGGGGAACAACAGAATCCGGTAAAAGCGGCGACAAAACGGAAATTAGTCGGGATACCAATAAAGATTCTCCGGATCATGGTGATTACTGGCTCCTCAAATTAAGGGCTGATGGGACAAAAGCATGGGACAAAACCATTGGTGGCCGGGGCACCGAACGGCTGACCACTGTTCTGCCTACCAGTGATGGGGGTTATATTCTAGCCGGTACCTCTAATTCCGGAGTTGGAGGCGACAAATCGCAGCCTAGCCTGGATGAGTCAAGTCTGCCTTATTATTCTAAGAGTGACATCTGGCTGGTAAAATTAAACGCTGATGGCAGCAAAGCCTGGGATAAAACGCTGGGCAGTAAAGTAGCGGAAAATGTATCGGCATTCGAGCAATTAGCCGACGGTAGTTACATTCTGTCAAGTGTTATAATCAATGAAGGCGATAATTATAACATTATAAAATTAAATGCTAAAGGCGAAGTAATTAAGACCAAATCCATACGAGGTTTATGGTTTAGGTCCATCGAGGCAACTCGTGATGGTGGCTTTGTTTTAGGGGGCACCATTCAGCGAAATGGTGATGGTTACAATGATTTTCTGCTAACTAAATGGGATACCAATTTGAACCAAGAATGGAGTAAAACATATGGCGGAGATCGGGATGATGAACTGGTGAAAGTACAACCAACCAGCGATGGCGGGTACATTCTAGGGGGTACATCTTACTCTCCCATCAGCGGCGACAAAACCCAGGCGAGTAGAGGATTCACAGACTATTGGGTCGTAAAAGTAAAAGCGGATGGCACAAAGGTTTGGGACACCACCGTAGGTGGCAGCGAAGGCGAAGATTTAAAATCCATTCAACAAACCAAGGATGGCGGTTATATTTTGGCGGGAACCTCCATATCCAATAAGAGCGGCGAAAAATCGGAAGACAATACGCTACTAGAACGTCCCGATGGAGTACCTGATTATTGGCTTGTTAAATTAAGTTCCGATGGTTCTTTTTTCTCCGATAAAACCATTGGCGGAGGTGGTTATGAATATTGTTCTGCAGTGCAACAAACCACGGATGGAAATTTTATTATCGGCGGTACTTCCAGTTCGCCTATAAGCGGAAATAAAAGTCAAAATTCCCGGGGAAGAGAAGATTTCTGGATTGTAAAATTAAAAAATGATTTTCTCCGCAACCAGGATATTACTTTTAAACCTATTGTAAACAAAGAAATAAATGATCCGGCCTTTGCCCTTACAGCAAAAGCCAGTTCTGGCTTACCAGTTACCTTTGAAGTTTTGTCGGGTCCGGCCCGCCTCAATGGCAATAAGGTAACCGTTGCTGGCGCTGGTACCGTGCGGGTGGCCGCTATTCAGGCTGGTAACGGTAGCTATAAACCTTATTCAACCACCCAAAGTTTTGAAGTAACTCTTACGGGCAAACAACAGCAAATGCGGTTTGGCGGCAGCCAGATGGATACACTTACCACCCTGATAGCTACGGCCGATGGCGGATATCTACTAGGTGGAGTTTCTGATTCACCGATTACTGGCGATAAAAGCCAAGGCAGTAAAGGCGATACCGATTTTTGGGTGGTAAAAACTGATAAAAACGGTAGAAAAATCTGGGATAAAACTTTTGGTGGCAATACTCCCGATCGATTAATGGCCATGGTAGCTACTGCGGATGGAGGCTATTTACTCGGGGGAAAATCTGCCTCGGCTAAGTCCGGTGATAAAAGTCAGGAGAGTAAAGGCAAAACCGATTATTGGATAATAAAGATTGATAATAATGGCCATAAGCTGTGGGACCAAACATACGGCGGCAGCCAGGACGATATTCTGGCCAGTATAGTGGCTACCCCCGACGGAGGCTATTTACTGGGCGGCACTTCAGTCTCGGGTCAAAGCGGCGATAAAAGCCAACCTACCCGGGATCTAATCAACAACAAATATTACTCAGGAGATTATTGGGTGCTTAAAATCGATGGTAAAGGTCAGAAAATATGGGATAAGACCTACGGTGGCACTAGGGTAGATCGTCTGTCTAGCATTCTAGCAGTACCCGAAGGTGGATATTTAGTAGGCGGTTATTCCGGTTCGGGCATCTCCGGCGAAAAAAGCCAGGAAGTACGGGCCATTGTAGATTATTGGGTTGTACGGATTAATGAACAAGGCGCCAAAATATGGGACCAAACATACGGGGGCATCAAAGGCTTAGCACTGTATGATTGGTACATTGATGTGGGGGAATCCAGATTGAGCACGATGGTAAATACCCCCGACGGCGGCTTCTTGTTAGGGGGTTCATCCAGTGCTTTCGTGGGTGCCGAAAAAACGGAAGGCAGAATCAACAGTCCGGATGAAGTTTATAGTGATGAAGCATTTAATAATTGGGTCTTAAAGATTGACCGCAACGGCAAAAAAGTATGGGATAAGATTTATGGCAAAGCAGAATCTTACTTAAGTACCCTGATTCGTTTACCGGAAGGCGGTTATCTACTGGCGGGCACGGCCAATATTGTATTAAAGGATTATCAAATCATAAAAATAGAGGAACAAGGCAAAGTAGTAGAAGAGCGTGTCCTTGGAGGCTTTGACAACGACCTGCTAGCGACCGCTATTCGCATCACTTCAGGTGATATTTTACTAGCAGGTACCTCTTTTTCCGGCCTTGGAGCCGACAAAAACACAGAAAGCCGCGGTAAAGCTGATTTCTGGGCGGTACAGGTAAGCGCCAATAAAGTACCGGAACCATTAGCCGCCTCCTGGGACAAAACCTATGGTGGTGGTGGCGACGATAAAATAATAGATGTAATTAAAACCAGCGATGGTGGTTACTTCAGTTTGGGCTACTCCAATTCTTCATTAGACAATGGTGATATTTCCGGCTTGCGACCGGGGCAATTGGGCACGAACTTCTGGGTTGTTAAGAGCGATCGGAATGGTAAAAAGCTTTGGACTAAAATTTTGGGCGGTGCCAAGGATGATACGCCCAGTCGGGTTATTCAGACCCAGGATGGGGGTTACTTGCTGGCCGGCTCGTCACTGTCAGATGTTGGGTTTGATAAAAGCCAAAGTAACCGCGGCAACCGCGACTTCTGGATTGTAAAAGTTGATGCGCAGGGCAATAAACAATGGGATAAACGTTACGGCGGTACCGGCGACGATGAGCTTACCAAAGTCATGCAGTTACCCTCCGGCAAATACATCCTGGCGGGTACCAGCAGCTCTCCGGCTAACGGTGAAAAAAGCCAGGGTAGCCAAGGCGGCTCGGATTATTGGTTGTTAAAAGTAAGCTCCACCGGCACGAAGCTCTGGGACAAACGTTACGGTGGCAGCAACAACGAAGTCTTACGCAGCTTTGCCTTTACCCAAGACGGTGGCTTTTTACTGGTAGGCAGTTCCTTGTCGGGGATTAGTGGCGACAAGAGCCAGCCCAGCCGGGGGAGCACTGATTTCTGGGTAGTGAAAACCGGCCAACAAGGCGAACTCCTCTGGGAGAAAACTTACGGGGGCAACGGCAAAGACGATGCTTATTCGGTGCTGCGCCAGGGGCCGGAGTTTTTTATTTCCGGCACCAGCAACTCGGCAGCTAACGGCGAGAAAAGCCAGCCTAGCCAGGGCGGGGAAGATTACTGGGTAATCAAGATTGGAGCTACCGGGCAAAAATTGTGGGATAAGCGCTTTGGGGGTAGTAAAAACGATCAGTTACGGGCTAGTACCCGCCTGAAAGATGGCAGCCTGATATTGGCGGGCACCTCCTTTTCGGAAGCAGATGGCGATAAAACGCAGACCAGCCGGGGCGAGAGTGATTATTGGGTTGTACAAGTAGATGCGCAAGGAAATAAAGTGTACGATAAACGTTTTGGAGGTAGCCGCTCCGAAGAACTACGATCTATTCTGCAAACCAGTGACGGTGGTTTATTGCTAGGCGGCTGGTCCAGTTCGGCTGTAAGCGGCGAGCAAAGTAACTACAAATTATTTTATGACAGAAGTGCTGATTACTGGTTAGTGAAAGTGGCACCCGAGGTACCTTCTAGTGCCGTAACGACAAGCCAGCAGGCAACCGCGGGGGAAGCTCCGCTCATTGGAGCGAAACAATTAACGACTTATCCCAATCCGTTTCAGGAAAAGGTAAGCATCCGCTTTTGCTTACCCGAAACCCAACCGGCTACCCTGCGCATCGTAGATGGGCAAGGGAAAGTAATAGCTACTTTGTTCCAGGCAGAAGCGCAAGCAAACCAAGTTTACCAGTTGGAATGGCAAGCGGGCAAACAGGAAGCCGGTTTGTATTTCTTGCAACTGCAAACCTCGGTGGGGCAAAGCACGCATAAACTACTCCGGAGTAGGTAA